Genomic DNA from Brassica rapa cultivar Chiifu-401-42 chromosome A04, CAAS_Brap_v3.01, whole genome shotgun sequence:
TTCGCACCGCACTGTGGACACACCTCCACCGTACCATCATTGCCgccgctgctgctgctgctcgAAAACTGAAGCTTATGGCTAATGTCGTTACCAAGCTTGGTGATCCCAGCTTCTGCTGAAGATAGAAGATTAGACCatctcgaagaagaagaaggtttgTTAGGTCTTGTTATTGTTTTAGCTTCTTTCTTGCTACTACTCCCACTACTCATGAAACCCAGGAAGCGTGGTGGTTCAGGTTTTCTAGGTCCAGGACAAGTGTGATCAGGTCCGAAACGGTGTTTCAAGCAGTGGTCGACGCTGCAGTCTCGGCACTTGATGGTGTTCGAGAATGTTAGCTGCTCCTTGCATCTTGGGACAGggcatttcttcttctttgtggCTTTCTCGTAGTTTGATGGGTCGCAGTCTGTGTTGACGTGTTTCTCCCATGTGATGTTTGGGTCTTCGTTTGGGTTTAACCGTACTCCTTTGGTACAGAGTGGGCAGATAATTACTGTTACATCTTCTCTGTCGCCTTTGGGGCAAGTGTGTTTCATATAGCTCCGGTGATCCAAACAAAAGACCTGAATAAAAGATATATCAATGTAAAGAGAGTGCACACAAGCCATAAACAAAAAAGATCAAATCTTTAAATGCAAATCTTTAAGAACCAGCCATAAACTCAAATATGTTAATGTAAACCAACAAAAAGATCGAATCTTTAATGGCAATCATGATGAATTAAGTGAATTTTGAACAACTCTGGTGAATTTAAGTGCGGAGAATTGCGAAATGTCGATGATTAAGCTCGAAATGACAGATGGCTCAACACGTTGGTTCGTAATTACAAGAACTTAAGTGATAAACTTAATGTCGgaacaaatcaaatcaaactggTCGCATGTAGAAAAGATGAATTTTCCTCGCGGTAATTAAGAAAAAGACGGAGACTTTTCACTTGGTTCTCCCAGAACACGAACGACAAAAGAACAAGGAAGATGATGATATAGTAGTTCCCAGGATTGAAGACATGCGATTCAGACAGTCATACAACACAATTATTCGCAACAAAGACG
This window encodes:
- the LOC103865905 gene encoding zinc finger AN1 and C2H2 domain-containing stress-associated protein 11 translates to MGTPEFPDLGKHCSVDICKQIDFLPFTCDRCLQVFCLDHRSYMKHTCPKGDREDVTVIICPLCTKGVRLNPNEDPNITWEKHVNTDCDPSNYEKATKKKKCPVPRCKEQLTFSNTIKCRDCSVDHCLKHRFGPDHTCPGPRKPEPPRFLGFMSSGSSSKKEAKTITRPNKPSSSSRWSNLLSSAEAGITKLGNDISHKLQFSSSSSSGGNDGTVEVCPQCGAKFSSVTVLVEHVEKTHERNKKQQNHGKSHKY